The following are from one region of the Nicotiana tabacum cultivar K326 chromosome 3, ASM71507v2, whole genome shotgun sequence genome:
- the LOC107763239 gene encoding putative late blight resistance protein homolog R1A-3 isoform X2, translated as MLKSPIKEILIAHGDVIDSIMFRTITEQGTTIDSPKFGGDGGRRDKVVIEATPLEYLTGIKGTFGRFYDRSIIKSLCFITNAKNYGPFGCEAAGTPFSLVMEEGVAIVGFHGRSGLFLDAIGVYLQKLAPHTSAKEPMVEDIEIRDVPFSTLHKDTLNVLDFIESLKNEEIQKAVDVDLTEKLILELDFLLLNLHHLSKYHGEQLSPFMTEYEILQNVCGNIRDFYELIVNGCVGNEIVEYVLPQFQPMAERVGRFLWPNQIGEHSLEHLLFEIIPTQLEVMHICFTNLNASTSAEVGHFIKQLLETSPEILREYLIHLQEHMINVITASTPGARNIHIMIEFLLIIITDVARDFIHTGKLFEFLARVGALTRDVSAIARDLEEKSKNGESTYVTNSATLGLLENIELLKRELKDVYLKAPDSSQLCFPMSDGPLFMHLLLRHLNDLLNSNAYLVALIEEEIRMVKEDLEFIRSFFGNVQQELYKDLWARVLDVAYETKDVIDSIIVRDNGLLHLIFSLPVAIEKINLIKEGVSNLFEKIPKNMGVIVVNSPSKPLERKSSIAGKIIVGFKEETYLIIRKLTSGPKTLDVISITGMPGSGKTTLAYKVYNDKSVVGHFDIRAWCTVDQKYDVMELLKKLFNQVTGSVLKFSENIDVADELRKYLFGKRYLIVLDDLWDTAAWDELTRPFPTVEKGSRLILTTREKKVAMHAQRHSDPLDLRLLRPEESWELLEKKVFGKESCPDELVDVGEEIVQNCKRLPLVVDLIAGVIAGKEKKRSVWLEVRNNLNSFIFQKEEDVMKVIALSYDHLSDPLKSCLLYFASYRKDRAIPVEVLKRFWHAEGFAENTEMNSVEEVMDVYLDNLISSSLVISFNEIGKIQTCQIHDLVHDFCLIKAREEKLFVEISSSAPSSSSSDLMPRRMRIEYGQGHFGYNNFSLFDSKNKRHSGKHLYSLRITDHIDRDNSLLYDICHLRHLRLLRVLQLDTFFITVNDSLLNKICTLVHLRYLYIRTEVKSLPSSFSNLWNLETLWVKKYGPPLVILPTIWNLVKLRVLGIDDCSFFDLDTDEPILVAEDSKLVSLRLLRGLEVSYSKDTEDIFKRFPNLQELRFDLKESWDCSTGRYWFPKLDFLNELESLKVTFESSNTNDNVLSVAANRLWDFHFPSGVKMLSLCEFPLTSDSLSTIGRLSNLEDLYLKNAIIEGEEWNMGEEDTFQNLKCLTLQRVNLAKWEVREESFPALEKLRLRYCRKLKEIPPSFGDICSLKSIELVRSRRLESSALKIKQDVEDMMGDIQVLVYN; from the exons ATGCTGAAAAGTCCTATTAAAGAAATATTGATTGCTCATGGAGATGTTATAGACTCCATCATGTTCAGAACCATTACTGAACAAGGTACTACCATCGACTCACCAAAGTTTGGTGGGGATGGAGGTCGAAGAGACAAG GTTGTTATTGAGGCAACTCCATTGGAATATTTAACTGGCATCAAGGGGACATTTGGACGTTTTTACGACCGTTCGATTATAAAATCTCTATGTTTTATAACTAATGCAAAGAATTATGGACCATTTGGGTGTGAGGCTGCCGGAACCCCATTTTCACTTGTGATGGAAGAAGGTGTAGCTATTGTGGGATTTCACGGGCGTTCTGGGTTGTTCCTTGATGCTATTGGTGTTTATTTGCAGAAACTTGCTCCTCACACTTCAGCAAAGGAACCTATGGTTGAAGACATTGAAATTCGTGAC GTGCCATTTTCCACCCTTCACAAGGACACTCTCAATGTTCTGGATTTCATAGAGAGCTTAAAGAATGAAGAAATTCAAAAAGCCGTTGACGTGGATCTAACTGAAAAGCTGATATTGGAGCTGGACTTCCTACTTCTGAATCTCCACCATCTTTCCAAGTATCATGGTGAACAACTTTCTCCATTCATGACAGAATATGAGATTCTTCAGAATGTATGTGGCAACATAAGAGATTTCTACGAGTTGATAGTGAATGGTTGCGTTGGGAATGAGATTGTTGAATATGTCTTACCTCAGTTTCAACCAATGGCTGAGAGAGTAGGACGCTTCCTATGGCCTAATCAAATTGGTGAACACTCTCTAGAACATCTATTATTTGAGATTATTCCAACTCAGTTGGAGGTTATGCACATATGTTTTACAAATTTGAACGCTTCCACATCAGCAGAAGTTGGACACTTTATTAAGCAGCTCCTAGAAACCTCTCCGGAGATTCTTAGAGAATATCTTATTCATCTACAGGAGCACATGATAAATGTTATTACCGCAAGCACTCCAGGGGCTCGAAATATTCATATCATGATAGAGTTCCTATTAATCATTATCACTGATGTGGCTAGGGACTTTATTCATACTGGCAAGTTGTTTGAATTCCTAGCACGTGTTGGAGCACTTACCAGGGACGTATCAGCTATTGCTCGCGACTTGGAAGAGAAATCAAAGAATGGAGAGAGTACCTATGTAACAAATAGTGCAACTCTAGGCTTGCTCGAAAATATTGAACTCCTGAAGAGAGAACTCAAAGATGTTTACTTGAAAGCCCCGGACTCATCTCAACTCTGCTTTCCCATGAGTGATGGACCCCTGTTCATGCATCTTCTACTTAGACACTTAAATGATTTGCTCAATTCCAATGCTTATTTAGTTGCTTTGATAGAGGAAGAAATCAGGATGGTGAAAGAAGATCTGGAATTCATAAGATCTTTCTTCGGGAATGTTCAGCAAGAATTGTATAAAGATCTCTGGGCACGTGTTTTAGATGTGGCATACGAGACAAAAGATGTCATTGATTCAATTATTGTAAGAGACAATGGTCTCTTACATCTAATTTTCTCACTTCCCGTTGCCATAGAAAAGATCAATCTTATCAAAGAAGGGGTCTCAAATTTATTTGAGAAGATTCCCAAGAACATGGGCGTCATTGTTGTGAACTCTCCCAGCAAGCCACTTGAGCGCAAGTCATCGATAGCTGGAAAAATAATCGTAGGTTTTAAAGAGGAGACATACTTGATAATTAGGAAACTCACTAGTGGACCAAAAACACTAGATGTCATTTCGATCACTGGTATGCCGGGTTCCGGTAAAACTACTTTGGCGTACAAAGTGTATAATGATAAGTCAGTTGTTGGTCATTTTGACATCCGTGCATGGTGTACAGTTGATCAAAAGTATGACGTGATGGAGTTGCTGAAAAAACTATTTAATCAAGTTACTGGCTCAGTTTTGAAATTCAGTGAGAATATTGATGTTGCTGATGAGCTACGAAAATATCTATTTGGAAAGAGGTACCTTATAGTCTTAGATGATTTGTGGGACACTGCAGCATGGGATGAGTTGACAAGACCTTTTCCTACAGTTGAGAAAGGAAGTCGACTTATTTTGACGACTCGAGAAAAGAAAGTCGCTATGCATGCACAACGCCACAGTGATCCTCTTGACCTTCGATTGCTAAGACCGGAAGAAAGTTGGGAGTTATTAGAGAAAAAGGTCTTTGGAAAAGAAAGTTGCCCTGATGAACTAGTGGATGTTGGAGAAGAGATAGTCCAAAACTGTAAACGGCTTCCTTTGGTGGTTGATTTGATTGCTGGAGTCATTGCggggaaggaaaagaaaaggagtgTGTGGCTTGAAGTTAGAAATAATTTGAATTCCTTTATTTTCCAGAAAGAAGAGGACGTGATGAAGGTTATAGCattaagttatgaccatttatCTGATCCCTTAAAGTCATGCTTACTTTACTTTGCAAGTTATCGGAAGGATAGAGCAATTCCAGTAGAAGTTTTGAAAAGATTCTGGCATGCCGAAGGATTTGCGGAAAACACAGAGATGAACAGTGTGGAAGAAGTGATGGATGTTTATTTGGATAATTTAATTTCCAGTAGCTTAGTAATTTCTTTCAATGAGATAGGTAAAATCCAGACTTGCCAAATTCATGATCTTGTGCATGACTTTTGTTTGATAAAAGCAAGAGAGGAAAAGTTGTTTGTCGAGATAAGTTCAAGTGctccatcatcatcttcttcagatctaaTGCCACGTCGAATGAGAATTGAATATGGTCAGGGGCACTTTGGGTATAACAATTTTTCCCTGTTCGATTCAAAAAATAAAAGGCATTCTGGTAAACACCTCTATTCTTTGAGGATAACTGACCACATAGATCGTGACAATAGTCTTCTTTATGATATATGCCACTTAAGACACTTGAGGCTTCTTAGAGTGTTGCAATTGGATACCTTTTTTATCACAGTGAATGATTCTTTGCTGAATAAAATATGCACATTGGTTCATTTGAGGTACTTATACATTCGGACAGAAGTTAAATCTCTGCCTTCGTCTTTTTCAAATCTCTGGAATCTAGAAACTCTGTGGGTGAAGAAATATGGACCACCCTTGGTAATATTACCAACAATTTGGaatcttgtaaagttgcgagtgCTGGGCATAGATGATTGTTCTTTCTTTGATTTGGATACAGATGAACCAATACTAGTAGCAGAGGACTCAAAGTTAGTGAGCTTGAGATTATTACGGGGACTCGAAGTTTCCTATTCAAAAGACACAGAGGATATTTTCAAAAGGTTTCCCAATCTTCAAGAGCTTCGATTTGATCTCAAGGAATCATGGGATTGTTCAACAGGGCGATATTGGTTCCCGAAATTGGACTTCCTAAATGAACTAGAATCTCTCAAAGTAACTTTTGAAAGTTCAAATACAAATGATAATGTGCTCTCTGTAGCGGCAAATCGGCTTTGGGATTTTCACTTCCCTTCGGGCGTGAAAATGTTGAGTTTGTGTGAGTTTCCTCTGACATCCGATTCACTATCAACAATAGGCAGACTGTCCAACCTTGAAGACCTGTACCTTAAAAATGCAATCATCGAGGGGGAAGAATGGAACATGGGGGAGGAAGACACCTTCCAGAATCTCAAATGTTTGACATTGCAGCGAGTGAATCTTGCTAAGTGGGAGGTTAGAGAGGAATCCTTTCCTGCGCTTGAGAAATTACGACTGCGGTACTGTCGTAAGCTTAAGGAGATTCCGCCTAGTTTCGGGGATATTTGTTCCTTAAAAAGTATCGAACTGGTGAGGAGCCGTCGACTTGAATCATCTGCTCTGAAGATTAAGCAAGATGTTGAAGATATGATGGGGGATATTCAGGTCCTTGTTTATAATTGA
- the LOC107763239 gene encoding putative late blight resistance protein homolog R1B-16 isoform X1 produces the protein MERGKEIVGEREKGKAIKLSGNQVSYDQADSILLEPWGGTGGSEWNYMLKSPIKEILIAHGDVIDSIMFRTITEQGTTIDSPKFGGDGGRRDKVVIEATPLEYLTGIKGTFGRFYDRSIIKSLCFITNAKNYGPFGCEAAGTPFSLVMEEGVAIVGFHGRSGLFLDAIGVYLQKLAPHTSAKEPMVEDIEIRDVPFSTLHKDTLNVLDFIESLKNEEIQKAVDVDLTEKLILELDFLLLNLHHLSKYHGEQLSPFMTEYEILQNVCGNIRDFYELIVNGCVGNEIVEYVLPQFQPMAERVGRFLWPNQIGEHSLEHLLFEIIPTQLEVMHICFTNLNASTSAEVGHFIKQLLETSPEILREYLIHLQEHMINVITASTPGARNIHIMIEFLLIIITDVARDFIHTGKLFEFLARVGALTRDVSAIARDLEEKSKNGESTYVTNSATLGLLENIELLKRELKDVYLKAPDSSQLCFPMSDGPLFMHLLLRHLNDLLNSNAYLVALIEEEIRMVKEDLEFIRSFFGNVQQELYKDLWARVLDVAYETKDVIDSIIVRDNGLLHLIFSLPVAIEKINLIKEGVSNLFEKIPKNMGVIVVNSPSKPLERKSSIAGKIIVGFKEETYLIIRKLTSGPKTLDVISITGMPGSGKTTLAYKVYNDKSVVGHFDIRAWCTVDQKYDVMELLKKLFNQVTGSVLKFSENIDVADELRKYLFGKRYLIVLDDLWDTAAWDELTRPFPTVEKGSRLILTTREKKVAMHAQRHSDPLDLRLLRPEESWELLEKKVFGKESCPDELVDVGEEIVQNCKRLPLVVDLIAGVIAGKEKKRSVWLEVRNNLNSFIFQKEEDVMKVIALSYDHLSDPLKSCLLYFASYRKDRAIPVEVLKRFWHAEGFAENTEMNSVEEVMDVYLDNLISSSLVISFNEIGKIQTCQIHDLVHDFCLIKAREEKLFVEISSSAPSSSSSDLMPRRMRIEYGQGHFGYNNFSLFDSKNKRHSGKHLYSLRITDHIDRDNSLLYDICHLRHLRLLRVLQLDTFFITVNDSLLNKICTLVHLRYLYIRTEVKSLPSSFSNLWNLETLWVKKYGPPLVILPTIWNLVKLRVLGIDDCSFFDLDTDEPILVAEDSKLVSLRLLRGLEVSYSKDTEDIFKRFPNLQELRFDLKESWDCSTGRYWFPKLDFLNELESLKVTFESSNTNDNVLSVAANRLWDFHFPSGVKMLSLCEFPLTSDSLSTIGRLSNLEDLYLKNAIIEGEEWNMGEEDTFQNLKCLTLQRVNLAKWEVREESFPALEKLRLRYCRKLKEIPPSFGDICSLKSIELVRSRRLESSALKIKQDVEDMMGDIQVLVYN, from the exons ATGGAAAGAGGAAAAGAAATTGTAGGAGAAAGAGAGAAAGGGAAAGCAATCAAATTATCG GGAAATCAAGTGAGTTACGATCAAGCGGACTCAATATTGTTGGAGCCATGGGGAGGCACTGGTGGATCAGAATGGAATTACATGCTGAAAAGTCCTATTAAAGAAATATTGATTGCTCATGGAGATGTTATAGACTCCATCATGTTCAGAACCATTACTGAACAAGGTACTACCATCGACTCACCAAAGTTTGGTGGGGATGGAGGTCGAAGAGACAAG GTTGTTATTGAGGCAACTCCATTGGAATATTTAACTGGCATCAAGGGGACATTTGGACGTTTTTACGACCGTTCGATTATAAAATCTCTATGTTTTATAACTAATGCAAAGAATTATGGACCATTTGGGTGTGAGGCTGCCGGAACCCCATTTTCACTTGTGATGGAAGAAGGTGTAGCTATTGTGGGATTTCACGGGCGTTCTGGGTTGTTCCTTGATGCTATTGGTGTTTATTTGCAGAAACTTGCTCCTCACACTTCAGCAAAGGAACCTATGGTTGAAGACATTGAAATTCGTGAC GTGCCATTTTCCACCCTTCACAAGGACACTCTCAATGTTCTGGATTTCATAGAGAGCTTAAAGAATGAAGAAATTCAAAAAGCCGTTGACGTGGATCTAACTGAAAAGCTGATATTGGAGCTGGACTTCCTACTTCTGAATCTCCACCATCTTTCCAAGTATCATGGTGAACAACTTTCTCCATTCATGACAGAATATGAGATTCTTCAGAATGTATGTGGCAACATAAGAGATTTCTACGAGTTGATAGTGAATGGTTGCGTTGGGAATGAGATTGTTGAATATGTCTTACCTCAGTTTCAACCAATGGCTGAGAGAGTAGGACGCTTCCTATGGCCTAATCAAATTGGTGAACACTCTCTAGAACATCTATTATTTGAGATTATTCCAACTCAGTTGGAGGTTATGCACATATGTTTTACAAATTTGAACGCTTCCACATCAGCAGAAGTTGGACACTTTATTAAGCAGCTCCTAGAAACCTCTCCGGAGATTCTTAGAGAATATCTTATTCATCTACAGGAGCACATGATAAATGTTATTACCGCAAGCACTCCAGGGGCTCGAAATATTCATATCATGATAGAGTTCCTATTAATCATTATCACTGATGTGGCTAGGGACTTTATTCATACTGGCAAGTTGTTTGAATTCCTAGCACGTGTTGGAGCACTTACCAGGGACGTATCAGCTATTGCTCGCGACTTGGAAGAGAAATCAAAGAATGGAGAGAGTACCTATGTAACAAATAGTGCAACTCTAGGCTTGCTCGAAAATATTGAACTCCTGAAGAGAGAACTCAAAGATGTTTACTTGAAAGCCCCGGACTCATCTCAACTCTGCTTTCCCATGAGTGATGGACCCCTGTTCATGCATCTTCTACTTAGACACTTAAATGATTTGCTCAATTCCAATGCTTATTTAGTTGCTTTGATAGAGGAAGAAATCAGGATGGTGAAAGAAGATCTGGAATTCATAAGATCTTTCTTCGGGAATGTTCAGCAAGAATTGTATAAAGATCTCTGGGCACGTGTTTTAGATGTGGCATACGAGACAAAAGATGTCATTGATTCAATTATTGTAAGAGACAATGGTCTCTTACATCTAATTTTCTCACTTCCCGTTGCCATAGAAAAGATCAATCTTATCAAAGAAGGGGTCTCAAATTTATTTGAGAAGATTCCCAAGAACATGGGCGTCATTGTTGTGAACTCTCCCAGCAAGCCACTTGAGCGCAAGTCATCGATAGCTGGAAAAATAATCGTAGGTTTTAAAGAGGAGACATACTTGATAATTAGGAAACTCACTAGTGGACCAAAAACACTAGATGTCATTTCGATCACTGGTATGCCGGGTTCCGGTAAAACTACTTTGGCGTACAAAGTGTATAATGATAAGTCAGTTGTTGGTCATTTTGACATCCGTGCATGGTGTACAGTTGATCAAAAGTATGACGTGATGGAGTTGCTGAAAAAACTATTTAATCAAGTTACTGGCTCAGTTTTGAAATTCAGTGAGAATATTGATGTTGCTGATGAGCTACGAAAATATCTATTTGGAAAGAGGTACCTTATAGTCTTAGATGATTTGTGGGACACTGCAGCATGGGATGAGTTGACAAGACCTTTTCCTACAGTTGAGAAAGGAAGTCGACTTATTTTGACGACTCGAGAAAAGAAAGTCGCTATGCATGCACAACGCCACAGTGATCCTCTTGACCTTCGATTGCTAAGACCGGAAGAAAGTTGGGAGTTATTAGAGAAAAAGGTCTTTGGAAAAGAAAGTTGCCCTGATGAACTAGTGGATGTTGGAGAAGAGATAGTCCAAAACTGTAAACGGCTTCCTTTGGTGGTTGATTTGATTGCTGGAGTCATTGCggggaaggaaaagaaaaggagtgTGTGGCTTGAAGTTAGAAATAATTTGAATTCCTTTATTTTCCAGAAAGAAGAGGACGTGATGAAGGTTATAGCattaagttatgaccatttatCTGATCCCTTAAAGTCATGCTTACTTTACTTTGCAAGTTATCGGAAGGATAGAGCAATTCCAGTAGAAGTTTTGAAAAGATTCTGGCATGCCGAAGGATTTGCGGAAAACACAGAGATGAACAGTGTGGAAGAAGTGATGGATGTTTATTTGGATAATTTAATTTCCAGTAGCTTAGTAATTTCTTTCAATGAGATAGGTAAAATCCAGACTTGCCAAATTCATGATCTTGTGCATGACTTTTGTTTGATAAAAGCAAGAGAGGAAAAGTTGTTTGTCGAGATAAGTTCAAGTGctccatcatcatcttcttcagatctaaTGCCACGTCGAATGAGAATTGAATATGGTCAGGGGCACTTTGGGTATAACAATTTTTCCCTGTTCGATTCAAAAAATAAAAGGCATTCTGGTAAACACCTCTATTCTTTGAGGATAACTGACCACATAGATCGTGACAATAGTCTTCTTTATGATATATGCCACTTAAGACACTTGAGGCTTCTTAGAGTGTTGCAATTGGATACCTTTTTTATCACAGTGAATGATTCTTTGCTGAATAAAATATGCACATTGGTTCATTTGAGGTACTTATACATTCGGACAGAAGTTAAATCTCTGCCTTCGTCTTTTTCAAATCTCTGGAATCTAGAAACTCTGTGGGTGAAGAAATATGGACCACCCTTGGTAATATTACCAACAATTTGGaatcttgtaaagttgcgagtgCTGGGCATAGATGATTGTTCTTTCTTTGATTTGGATACAGATGAACCAATACTAGTAGCAGAGGACTCAAAGTTAGTGAGCTTGAGATTATTACGGGGACTCGAAGTTTCCTATTCAAAAGACACAGAGGATATTTTCAAAAGGTTTCCCAATCTTCAAGAGCTTCGATTTGATCTCAAGGAATCATGGGATTGTTCAACAGGGCGATATTGGTTCCCGAAATTGGACTTCCTAAATGAACTAGAATCTCTCAAAGTAACTTTTGAAAGTTCAAATACAAATGATAATGTGCTCTCTGTAGCGGCAAATCGGCTTTGGGATTTTCACTTCCCTTCGGGCGTGAAAATGTTGAGTTTGTGTGAGTTTCCTCTGACATCCGATTCACTATCAACAATAGGCAGACTGTCCAACCTTGAAGACCTGTACCTTAAAAATGCAATCATCGAGGGGGAAGAATGGAACATGGGGGAGGAAGACACCTTCCAGAATCTCAAATGTTTGACATTGCAGCGAGTGAATCTTGCTAAGTGGGAGGTTAGAGAGGAATCCTTTCCTGCGCTTGAGAAATTACGACTGCGGTACTGTCGTAAGCTTAAGGAGATTCCGCCTAGTTTCGGGGATATTTGTTCCTTAAAAAGTATCGAACTGGTGAGGAGCCGTCGACTTGAATCATCTGCTCTGAAGATTAAGCAAGATGTTGAAGATATGATGGGGGATATTCAGGTCCTTGTTTATAATTGA